The Myxococcales bacterium genome has a segment encoding these proteins:
- a CDS encoding adenylyltransferase/cytidyltransferase family protein codes for MQKRRSLREVADELDKPAAGRAKVVQCHGVFDLLHIGHIRHLQEARQLGDCLVVTITPDRFVNKGPHRPAFSDDLRAEALAALECVDFVCINEWPTAVEAIRMLRPDVFLKGAVQGTGPRDRNNAIDLEREAIESAGGKLVLTDTELNSASALINRHTDIFSPQLKDFLQKFRALHSAEQLVAELSQFKHLRTLVVGESFVEFGAGRSEDVRSVLGALGIEEQPFAISTEDRTSERYAGGAMAVANALSRFSDRVALLTAGIGDEVSPGFLSKNAAPGVDLEIVDAADLSSGGVEGSLDRLLDRYDNVLMSDWGTGWVSQSARAMIRARASFFAIDIRNPVSQASLDLPECGANFILQSIAAGQADNAMAGRLAEQHDCEVVLMIGDEAHGSAESATVVYDAEAKSCTDVPAFPVNPVNRVDPLGTREALFALTASCSARGLDPAAIGFIGNLAAAAATTTAGSGHPLEPRLIYRHIDSLLK; via the coding sequence ATGCAGAAGCGTAGATCACTTCGCGAAGTCGCAGACGAACTCGACAAACCCGCCGCAGGTCGGGCCAAGGTCGTGCAGTGCCACGGTGTATTCGACCTGCTCCACATCGGGCACATCCGACACTTGCAAGAGGCGCGGCAGCTCGGCGATTGCCTCGTGGTCACCATCACACCCGATCGGTTCGTCAACAAGGGCCCCCACCGACCGGCCTTCAGCGACGACTTGCGTGCCGAAGCACTCGCCGCGCTGGAATGCGTCGATTTCGTCTGCATCAACGAGTGGCCGACAGCGGTCGAAGCCATCCGCATGCTTCGACCGGACGTGTTCCTGAAAGGGGCTGTGCAGGGTACGGGGCCGAGAGATCGCAACAATGCGATCGATCTCGAACGCGAGGCGATTGAGAGCGCCGGGGGGAAGTTGGTTCTCACCGATACCGAACTCAACAGCGCGTCGGCATTGATCAACCGCCATACCGACATCTTCTCGCCCCAGCTGAAGGATTTTCTGCAGAAGTTTCGAGCACTTCACTCTGCCGAGCAGCTGGTGGCGGAGCTTTCGCAGTTCAAGCATCTGCGAACGCTGGTCGTGGGCGAATCATTCGTTGAGTTCGGCGCCGGACGAAGCGAAGACGTTCGGAGTGTTCTTGGTGCACTTGGTATCGAAGAGCAGCCTTTCGCAATCTCGACTGAGGATCGCACGAGCGAACGTTACGCCGGTGGAGCGATGGCGGTTGCGAACGCACTGTCGCGCTTCAGCGATCGTGTAGCGCTTCTCACTGCCGGGATTGGAGACGAAGTTTCGCCGGGGTTCTTGAGCAAGAACGCCGCCCCGGGAGTCGATCTCGAAATTGTGGACGCAGCTGACCTGTCGTCGGGTGGCGTCGAGGGATCACTCGACCGCCTGCTGGATCGATACGACAACGTGCTGATGTCAGATTGGGGTACTGGATGGGTCTCGCAGAGTGCTCGAGCGATGATTCGCGCGCGCGCGTCCTTCTTTGCGATCGACATTCGCAATCCGGTTTCCCAAGCAAGTCTCGACCTGCCCGAGTGCGGGGCAAATTTCATCCTGCAGAGCATCGCCGCTGGGCAAGCGGACAACGCCATGGCCGGACGCCTGGCTGAGCAGCACGACTGCGAAGTCGTGCTGATGATCGGCGATGAAGCCCACGGTTCAGCAGAATCCGCCACTGTCGTCTACGACGCAGAGGCAAAGTCCTGTACCGACGTACCGGCGTTTCCAGTCAATCCGGTAAATCGGGTGGATCCACTGGGTACTCGGGAGGCGCTCTTTGCACTGACCGCGTCGTGCAGTGCCCGGGGACTCGACCCGGCCGCAATCGGTTTCATTGGGAATCTCGCGGCCGCTGCGGCGACGACGACGGCCGGATCCGGTCACCCCCTCGAGCCACGGTTGATCTACCGACACATCGATTCACTTCTCAAGTAG
- a CDS encoding NAD-dependent epimerase/dehydratase family protein produces MTEASNNNLTKNSINNPNGYRTVLVTGGAGYVGSSLVPELLREGYRVKVIDLFWYGREVFAEVAGHPNLNLVELDIREARRMREELAGQDAVIHLACISNDPSFDLAPALGTSINLDAFLPLVQAAVEQGVRRFIYASSSSIYGVQDHPEVKEDTEPRPLTDYSRFKLACEKMLLDYSDAGQMERVILRPATVCGYAPRLRLDVVVNILTAHALTNRKIRILGGEQLRPNIHIADMVRAYQAILNASPDQVDGQAFNVGYQNLPVEEIARLVRDTVGDPGIELERVSSDDNRSYHINSDKIRAALGFRPIHKVEDAVRSLVDAYRDGRIVDPMTNDRYYNIKRMQEINAR; encoded by the coding sequence ATGACCGAGGCATCGAACAACAATCTCACCAAGAACTCCATCAACAACCCCAATGGCTACCGCACCGTGCTCGTGACCGGCGGGGCGGGATACGTGGGAAGTTCTCTTGTGCCGGAGCTTCTGAGAGAAGGCTACCGGGTCAAGGTGATTGATCTGTTCTGGTACGGGCGCGAAGTCTTCGCGGAAGTTGCTGGGCATCCCAATTTGAATCTGGTCGAACTCGACATCCGCGAAGCCCGGCGAATGCGCGAGGAACTCGCCGGACAGGATGCCGTGATCCACCTGGCGTGTATCTCCAATGATCCGAGCTTCGATCTCGCGCCAGCGCTGGGAACGAGTATCAATCTCGACGCATTTTTGCCCCTGGTCCAGGCCGCCGTCGAACAGGGGGTTCGCCGATTCATTTATGCGAGTTCCTCGAGCATCTACGGGGTTCAGGATCATCCGGAGGTCAAGGAGGACACGGAACCCCGTCCGCTCACCGACTATTCAAGGTTCAAGTTGGCCTGCGAAAAAATGTTGCTCGACTATTCCGACGCCGGCCAAATGGAGCGCGTCATTTTGCGACCGGCAACGGTTTGCGGCTACGCCCCGAGACTTCGCCTGGACGTGGTGGTGAACATCTTGACCGCCCACGCGCTCACCAACAGAAAGATTCGCATCCTCGGCGGCGAGCAACTGCGCCCAAATATTCATATTGCCGACATGGTGCGCGCCTACCAAGCCATACTGAACGCGAGCCCCGATCAAGTCGACGGTCAAGCGTTCAATGTCGGGTATCAAAATCTTCCAGTCGAAGAAATTGCTCGTCTGGTTCGGGACACCGTGGGTGACCCTGGCATCGAACTCGAACGTGTGTCCAGTGACGACAATCGTTCGTACCACATCAACTCGGACAAGATTCGCGCCGCCTTGGGTTTCCGGCCCATCCACAAGGTCGAGGATGCAGTACGAAGTCTTGTGGATGCCTACCGGGATGGCCGCATTGTCGATCCCATGACCAACGATCGTTACTACAACATCAAAAGAATGCAGGAGATCAACGCCCGGTGA